From the Gordonia bronchialis DSM 43247 genome, one window contains:
- a CDS encoding R2-like ligand-binding oxidase, which produces MSLVEHHHSRQRAGDGREDFASLRRGGLDWDEFGLHLFVTGNARFWDPRGIDFSTDALDWREMRDDERRFVTYLVAQICAGEEAVTRDVQPFGQAAAADGRLGDEMYLSQVAFEKAKHTEVFRLWMDAAGLVDDLNPVLDTNPFYRQLIVEELPAALRRMETDPSPENQIRAVITFHQVIGGTLACTGHRMLQRICSAYGILPGMRTLIRMISTDERRHMAWGTYTCRRLVAADDALADVAVTRMSELMPLALGMINWLDGEFAPLPFDLSTAEFIAYAADRSRRRLDAIGSARGLTVEQVEYDHSPEALEDVFGEEDSAALGS; this is translated from the coding sequence ATGAGTCTCGTCGAGCACCACCACTCCAGGCAGCGCGCCGGGGACGGCCGCGAGGACTTCGCCTCGCTGCGCCGTGGGGGACTCGACTGGGACGAGTTCGGTCTGCACCTGTTCGTGACCGGCAACGCCCGGTTCTGGGACCCGCGCGGCATCGACTTCTCCACCGACGCGCTCGACTGGCGGGAGATGCGCGACGACGAGCGGCGCTTCGTCACCTATCTCGTCGCCCAGATCTGCGCGGGTGAGGAGGCGGTGACCCGCGATGTCCAGCCGTTCGGCCAGGCGGCCGCCGCCGACGGACGACTCGGCGACGAGATGTACCTGTCCCAGGTGGCATTCGAGAAGGCCAAACACACCGAGGTCTTCCGGCTGTGGATGGACGCGGCGGGCCTCGTCGACGACCTCAACCCGGTGCTCGACACCAATCCGTTCTACCGGCAGCTGATCGTCGAGGAGTTGCCGGCCGCACTGCGCCGGATGGAAACCGACCCCTCGCCGGAGAACCAGATCCGCGCCGTGATCACCTTCCACCAGGTGATCGGCGGGACGCTGGCCTGCACCGGCCACCGCATGTTGCAGCGAATCTGCTCGGCCTACGGCATCCTGCCCGGCATGCGCACCCTGATCCGCATGATCAGCACCGACGAGCGACGCCACATGGCCTGGGGCACCTACACCTGCCGGCGGCTCGTGGCCGCCGACGACGCGCTGGCCGACGTCGCGGTCACCCGGATGAGCGAGCTCATGCCACTCGCCCTGGGCATGATCAACTGGCTCGACGGCGAGTTCGCCCCCCTGCCCTTCGACCTCTCGACCGCGGAGTTCATCGCCTATGCCGCCGACCGCAGCCGCCGTCGGCTCGACGCGATCGGCAGTGCCCGCGGCCTCACCGTCGAGCAGGTCGAGTACGACCATTCCCCCGAGGCCCTCGAAGACGTCTTCGGCGAGGAGGACTCCGCCGCGCTCGGGTCCTGA
- a CDS encoding ATP-binding cassette domain-containing protein, which translates to MRVAVQSLTVDIATRRGRRPDPVRVLSDVDLTLEPGAVTALIGESGCGKSMIANALTGMLPPGSRATGRIVLGDRTLTADDPAWPSTRGRVVGLVPQSAATSFTPVRTLGDQLDEIIDELSGPSSTTQLCARAALPTSALSLYPHEISGGMAQRAALAAALAGDPPLIVADEPTSALDPDLADHVWDLFAGLAAAGTTVLMITHDLDALLAADACASIAVMREGRILTQDRPDAVTSSADPYVAAFFRPITAGVTR; encoded by the coding sequence ATGCGCGTCGCCGTGCAATCGCTGACCGTCGACATCGCGACCCGACGTGGCCGCCGACCGGATCCGGTGCGGGTGCTGTCCGACGTCGATCTCACCCTCGAGCCCGGTGCCGTCACCGCCCTGATCGGGGAATCCGGCTGCGGCAAGTCGATGATCGCGAACGCGCTGACCGGGATGCTGCCACCCGGGTCGCGCGCCACCGGCCGGATCGTGCTCGGCGACCGCACGCTGACCGCCGATGACCCCGCCTGGCCGTCGACCCGGGGCCGCGTCGTCGGGCTGGTCCCGCAGTCGGCGGCGACGTCGTTCACGCCGGTCCGTACCCTCGGCGATCAGCTCGACGAGATCATCGACGAGCTGTCGGGGCCGTCGAGCACGACGCAACTCTGTGCCCGGGCGGCGCTGCCCACCTCGGCGTTGTCGCTGTACCCGCATGAGATCTCCGGCGGTATGGCACAACGCGCCGCGCTGGCCGCCGCGCTCGCCGGGGACCCGCCGCTGATCGTCGCCGACGAACCGACGTCGGCCCTCGACCCCGATCTGGCCGACCACGTGTGGGACCTCTTCGCCGGGCTCGCGGCGGCGGGCACCACGGTGCTGATGATCACCCACGACCTCGACGCGTTGCTCGCCGCCGACGCGTGCGCGTCGATCGCGGTGATGCGCGAGGGACGCATCCTCACCCAGGACCGGCCCGACGCCGTGACGTCGTCCGCAGATCCCTACGTCGCCGCGTTCTTCCGGCCGATCACCGCCGGGGTGACGCGATGA
- a CDS encoding ABC transporter permease encodes MRVTAWLRWSWPWVLLLVIATTALAVPWLAGEQSADFAAALRAPGSGAVLGTDHSGYDLGVRTAQGLRISLVMAAVCAVVSTVIGLVIGIGAAMAGGWLDALVMRAVDAVNALPHLVLGVVIAAMWRGEPVAIVASIALTHWPAVARVVRAELLATRSAGWIEMAHLAGATRTFIATRHLLPAVTGQALVAMTVLLPHAVWHETTLSFLGVGLSPDAASLGTLLGQARGDVLTGAWWTLVVPGVALIVTALACMAAGSTLRRRMAPPTGEVW; translated from the coding sequence ATGCGCGTGACGGCCTGGCTGCGGTGGTCGTGGCCGTGGGTCTTGCTGCTGGTGATCGCGACAACGGCGCTGGCCGTGCCGTGGCTGGCCGGCGAGCAGAGCGCCGACTTCGCCGCGGCATTGCGCGCACCGGGGTCGGGTGCGGTGCTGGGCACCGATCATTCCGGCTACGACCTCGGGGTGCGCACCGCGCAGGGGCTGCGCATCTCGCTGGTGATGGCGGCGGTGTGCGCGGTGGTGTCCACCGTCATCGGCCTGGTCATCGGCATCGGTGCGGCGATGGCCGGCGGGTGGCTCGACGCACTGGTGATGCGGGCCGTCGACGCGGTCAACGCGCTGCCGCATCTGGTGCTCGGCGTCGTGATCGCCGCGATGTGGCGAGGTGAGCCGGTGGCCATCGTCGCGTCGATCGCGCTCACCCACTGGCCCGCGGTGGCCCGGGTGGTGCGCGCCGAACTGCTCGCCACGCGATCGGCCGGGTGGATCGAGATGGCACATCTGGCGGGCGCGACGCGCACCTTCATCGCGACCCGGCATCTGCTGCCCGCGGTCACCGGGCAGGCGCTGGTGGCGATGACGGTGCTGCTGCCGCACGCGGTGTGGCACGAGACCACCCTGTCGTTCCTCGGTGTCGGTCTGTCCCCGGACGCGGCGAGTCTCGGCACACTGCTCGGGCAGGCACGCGGGGATGTGCTGACCGGCGCGTGGTGGACACTTGTGGTGCCCGGCGTCGCGCTCATCGTGACGGCACTGGCGTGTATGGCTGCCGGATCCACGCTGCGCAGGCGGATGGCGCCGCCGACCGGGGAGGTGTGGTGA
- a CDS encoding M13 family metallopeptidase → MDRVTASDTTLNSSSRNSGLDLEWVDDSVRVQDDLFAHVNGKWLERHVIPEDRAIDGAFHVLRDRAEENVRDIITECAESSPPSGSDALKIGDLFASFMDTDHIDALGIGPIRGELDKIAGIDSTTALARRMGRLTRHGVGGLFGFYVDTDARQSDRYLVHIVQSGLGLPDESYYHPDADGNDIHAETRAAYAAHVERMFALAGFDAPADRAATVLDLETAIAEHHWDVVARRDAERTYNLMSLAEFESAAAGFDLGEWFGGLGTVGDATFAEVVVGQPSFVSGAAGLIASRPLDDWKTWLAWRLLRSAAPYLSSEFVEENFDFYGRTLSGAQTNRDRWKRGVSFVEGAMGFAVGKLYVDKHFPPEAKARMDELIANLVAAYRRNITDLEWMTPETRTKALAKLDKFTPKIGYPATWRDYGALIVDRGDLIGNVARASSFEQEREFAKIGAPVDRDEWFMTPQTVNAYYNPGMNEIVFPAAILQPPFFDPDADDAANYGGIGAVIGHEIGHGFDDQGAKYDGDGNLVNWWSDADREEFSSRTAKLIEQYGEFTPEGLDPKYKVNGGFTIGENIGDLGGLSIALVAYQLATEGTTPPVIDGLTGVQRVFYSWAEIWRTKTREAEAIKRLSIDPHSPPEFRCNGVVRNIDVFYDAFDVKPGDTLYLDEADRVRIW, encoded by the coding sequence ATGGATCGCGTGACTGCTTCCGACACCACCCTCAACTCCAGTTCTCGGAATTCGGGTCTCGACCTCGAGTGGGTCGATGATTCCGTCCGTGTCCAGGACGACCTGTTCGCCCACGTCAACGGCAAATGGCTCGAGCGCCACGTCATTCCCGAGGACCGCGCCATCGACGGCGCCTTCCACGTGCTGCGCGACCGCGCCGAGGAGAATGTCCGCGACATCATCACCGAGTGCGCCGAGTCGAGCCCGCCCAGCGGCTCCGACGCCCTCAAGATCGGTGACCTGTTCGCCTCGTTCATGGACACCGACCACATCGACGCCCTCGGCATCGGCCCGATCCGCGGTGAACTCGACAAGATCGCCGGCATCGATTCGACGACCGCGCTGGCCCGGCGGATGGGCCGGCTCACGCGGCACGGCGTCGGCGGGCTCTTCGGCTTCTACGTCGACACCGACGCCCGGCAGTCCGATCGCTACCTCGTGCACATCGTGCAGTCGGGTCTCGGGTTGCCCGACGAGTCCTACTATCACCCCGACGCCGACGGCAACGACATCCACGCCGAGACCCGGGCCGCCTACGCCGCTCACGTCGAGCGCATGTTCGCCCTCGCCGGTTTCGACGCCCCCGCCGACCGGGCCGCCACGGTGCTGGACCTGGAAACCGCCATCGCCGAACATCATTGGGATGTGGTGGCCCGCCGCGACGCCGAACGTACCTACAATCTCATGTCGCTCGCCGAATTCGAGTCCGCGGCAGCCGGATTCGATCTCGGCGAGTGGTTCGGCGGGCTGGGGACCGTCGGCGACGCCACCTTTGCCGAGGTCGTCGTCGGCCAGCCGTCCTTCGTCAGCGGCGCGGCCGGGCTGATCGCCTCGCGTCCGCTCGACGACTGGAAGACATGGCTGGCGTGGCGATTGCTGCGATCGGCGGCGCCGTATCTGTCGTCGGAGTTCGTGGAGGAGAACTTCGACTTCTACGGACGCACCCTGTCCGGGGCCCAGACCAATCGCGACCGGTGGAAGCGCGGGGTCTCCTTCGTGGAGGGTGCGATGGGGTTCGCCGTCGGTAAACTGTATGTGGACAAGCACTTTCCGCCCGAAGCCAAGGCCCGGATGGATGAGCTGATCGCCAATCTGGTGGCGGCCTATCGGCGCAACATCACCGATCTCGAGTGGATGACACCCGAGACCCGCACCAAGGCGCTGGCCAAGCTGGACAAGTTCACCCCCAAGATCGGATACCCGGCCACCTGGCGCGACTACGGCGCACTCATCGTCGACCGTGGCGATCTCATCGGAAACGTCGCGCGCGCATCGTCTTTCGAGCAGGAACGCGAGTTCGCCAAGATCGGCGCACCGGTGGACCGCGACGAATGGTTCATGACCCCGCAAACGGTGAACGCCTACTACAACCCGGGAATGAACGAGATCGTGTTCCCGGCGGCGATCCTGCAGCCACCGTTCTTCGACCCCGACGCCGACGACGCCGCCAACTACGGCGGCATCGGTGCGGTGATCGGCCACGAGATCGGGCACGGCTTCGACGATCAGGGCGCCAAGTACGACGGCGACGGCAACCTGGTCAACTGGTGGAGCGACGCCGATCGCGAGGAGTTCTCCTCCCGCACAGCCAAACTCATCGAGCAGTACGGCGAGTTCACCCCGGAGGGCCTGGACCCCAAATACAAGGTCAACGGCGGCTTCACCATCGGCGAGAACATCGGCGACCTCGGTGGGCTGTCCATCGCGCTGGTCGCATATCAACTCGCCACCGAGGGCACCACGCCGCCGGTGATCGACGGCCTGACCGGGGTACAGCGGGTCTTCTACAGCTGGGCGGAGATCTGGCGGACCAAGACCCGCGAGGCCGAGGCCATCAAACGGCTGTCGATCGACCCGCACTCACCACCGGAGTTCCGCTGCAACGGCGTCGTTCGCAACATCGATGTGTTCTACGACGCCTTCGACGTGAAACCAGGCGACACACTGTATCTCGACGAGGCCGACCGGGTCCGGATCTGGTGA
- a CDS encoding ABC transporter permease: MTIEETTRLIAETPPAIDRVARDANRRPGRGARALRLLGRRLLLAVPTIGLVSLGIFALAAISPFDPLVAHLGDNYQSATPSQREAIRDAYQLDQNWLHAWWNWCGGVFTGDLGWSSTQSLPVADVLAQRLPFTFGLSLAALLAATVISVGSGAVIGMRRGGWLDRLCTTAAGGLAATPPFVVSLVLVSVFAVGLGAFPTSGARRPGDDYTLDGVLTHAVLPFIALTVSLIPWLLLSMRAAVVDAVDSDAVAGARARGIGGWRLLRGHVAPVSVLPTLALLGTRLPELIAGAAIVETVFGWPGLAEALVDSAVALDFPLMAALSVGSAALVLAGSALSDAAAVWIDPRIGLTA, encoded by the coding sequence ATGACCATCGAGGAGACCACGCGCCTCATCGCCGAGACCCCGCCGGCGATCGATCGGGTGGCCCGCGACGCGAACCGCCGGCCCGGCAGGGGTGCGCGGGCACTTCGGCTCCTGGGCCGCCGCCTGCTCCTCGCGGTCCCGACCATCGGTCTGGTGTCGCTGGGAATCTTTGCGCTGGCCGCGATCTCACCCTTCGACCCGCTCGTCGCGCACCTCGGTGACAACTATCAGAGCGCCACCCCGTCACAGCGCGAGGCCATCCGCGACGCCTATCAACTCGACCAGAACTGGCTGCACGCCTGGTGGAACTGGTGCGGTGGGGTGTTCACCGGCGACCTCGGCTGGTCGTCAACGCAGTCGCTGCCGGTGGCCGATGTTCTGGCGCAACGACTTCCGTTCACCTTCGGGCTCTCGCTGGCGGCGCTGCTCGCGGCCACCGTCATCTCCGTCGGGTCGGGTGCGGTGATCGGGATGCGCCGCGGCGGATGGCTGGACCGTCTCTGCACCACGGCGGCGGGGGGACTGGCGGCCACCCCGCCGTTCGTGGTGTCGCTGGTCCTGGTGAGTGTCTTCGCCGTCGGCCTGGGCGCGTTTCCCACCTCGGGCGCCCGACGCCCGGGCGACGACTACACCCTGGACGGCGTGCTCACCCATGCCGTGCTGCCGTTCATCGCGCTGACCGTCTCGCTGATCCCGTGGCTGCTGCTGTCCATGCGGGCGGCCGTCGTCGACGCCGTCGACTCCGACGCGGTGGCCGGTGCCCGGGCCCGCGGGATCGGCGGGTGGCGTCTGCTGCGTGGACACGTCGCGCCGGTGTCGGTGCTGCCGACCCTCGCGCTGCTGGGCACCCGGCTGCCGGAACTGATCGCCGGCGCGGCCATCGTCGAGACCGTCTTCGGCTGGCCGGGACTGGCCGAAGCGCTGGTGGATTCGGCGGTGGCCCTGGACTTTCCGCTGATGGCCGCACTGTCGGTGGGGTCGGCTGCACTGGTCCTGGCCGGATCGGCGCTCTCCGACGCCGCCGCCGTCTGGATCGATCCGCGGATCGGGCTGACCGCATGA
- a CDS encoding potassium channel family protein codes for MVRPLAAAVLLLVGYFGLPINKASDVNIIGLLIGAVLLASFCAYEVRHFIRSKHPVATAMEMLVALASFYIVAFATTYFLFSEYDTGSFNEQLTRVDSLYFCLTVFTTTGFGDIAADSQGARIAVSIQMGSTLILLGLGIRFLNLLVNARVRR; via the coding sequence CTGGTGCGGCCACTCGCCGCAGCAGTGCTGTTGCTCGTCGGCTATTTCGGTCTGCCGATCAACAAGGCCAGCGACGTCAACATCATCGGCCTGCTCATCGGCGCAGTACTGCTCGCCTCGTTCTGCGCCTACGAGGTACGCCACTTCATCCGGTCCAAACACCCGGTGGCGACAGCGATGGAAATGCTGGTCGCCTTGGCGAGCTTCTACATCGTGGCCTTCGCCACCACCTATTTCCTGTTCTCCGAGTACGACACCGGCAGCTTCAACGAGCAACTCACCCGCGTCGACTCGCTCTACTTCTGCCTGACCGTGTTCACCACAACGGGTTTCGGCGACATCGCCGCCGACTCCCAGGGCGCACGCATCGCCGTGTCGATCCAGATGGGAAGCACCCTGATCCTCCTGGGTCTCGGCATCCGCTTCCTCAATCTCCTTGTCAACGCCCGGGTCCGGCGCTGA
- a CDS encoding ABC transporter ATP-binding protein, with product MSPLMEVRGLGVELGGRLIVDDLDLQARPGRVTGLVGPSGSGKTTILRALAGLIPASSGSVVHTARRDGIAMMAQHPRQVCNPRWTLRRIVVEPAVVAGRSADAEAVARRVGLDPDLLDRYPGQVSDGQLQRACLARLTVQAPDIVLADEPTAMLDPVSAQAVIEVIADLAAAGAGVVLVSHHRGLVRVFCDEVIDLGYREPAGSAGA from the coding sequence ATGAGCCCGCTGATGGAGGTACGCGGCCTCGGCGTCGAGCTGGGCGGTCGGCTCATCGTCGACGACCTCGACCTGCAGGCGCGACCCGGTCGGGTGACCGGACTCGTCGGCCCGTCGGGCAGCGGGAAGACGACCATCCTGCGGGCGTTGGCCGGGCTGATCCCGGCGTCGTCCGGCAGCGTCGTCCACACCGCTCGCCGTGACGGGATCGCGATGATGGCCCAGCACCCGCGACAGGTGTGCAACCCGCGCTGGACGTTGCGGCGCATCGTTGTCGAACCGGCGGTCGTCGCCGGCCGCTCCGCCGACGCCGAAGCGGTCGCACGCCGCGTCGGCCTCGATCCGGACCTGCTCGACCGGTACCCGGGTCAGGTCAGCGACGGGCAGCTGCAGCGCGCCTGCCTGGCGCGACTGACCGTGCAGGCACCCGACATCGTGCTCGCCGACGAACCGACGGCCATGCTCGACCCGGTGTCGGCGCAGGCGGTGATCGAAGTGATCGCCGACCTCGCCGCGGCCGGTGCCGGGGTGGTGCTGGTCAGCCACCATCGCGGCCTCGTGCGGGTGTTCTGCGACGAGGTGATCGACCTCGGTTACCGCGAGCCCGCCGGTAGCGCCGGCGCGTAG
- a CDS encoding NDMA-dependent alcohol dehydrogenase, with the protein MKTKGAILRGPGQPWQIEEFELGDPVAGEVQVKLVSSGLCHSDHHLRTGDSPAPMPVLGGHEGAGVVQKVGPGVTRLKEGDHVVTAFIPACGVCDPCSRGDQNFCDEGARLLTGLAISDDTHRCHTSDGEGLTQMCLLGTFAPYITVNEASLVKIEDDIPLKEAALLGCGVATGWGSAVEIGGTHAGDIVVVVGVGGVGINSVQGAAAAGARIVAAVDPVPFKRQMAEKLGATHTFESMEDALPVLGEISWGKMANTTILTVGEIDGSMIAPALALTGKGGQVIVTGMGNFASMDAQMNLFELTLLQKRVQGAIFGGASPRTQVPNLLNEYRAGKLNLGDLVTNTYRLDQINEAYDDMLAGNNIRGMIVYEDGDY; encoded by the coding sequence ATGAAGACGAAGGGCGCCATCCTGCGTGGGCCGGGACAGCCGTGGCAGATCGAGGAGTTCGAACTCGGTGACCCGGTGGCGGGTGAGGTTCAGGTCAAGCTCGTCAGTTCCGGGCTGTGTCACTCCGATCATCACCTGCGCACCGGTGACAGTCCGGCGCCGATGCCCGTGCTCGGCGGGCACGAGGGTGCCGGTGTCGTGCAGAAGGTGGGCCCCGGCGTCACCCGGCTGAAGGAGGGCGACCACGTGGTGACCGCCTTCATCCCCGCCTGCGGTGTCTGCGATCCCTGCTCGCGTGGTGACCAGAACTTCTGCGACGAGGGGGCGCGACTGCTGACCGGTCTGGCGATCTCCGATGACACGCACCGGTGCCACACCTCCGACGGGGAGGGGCTGACGCAGATGTGTCTGCTGGGCACCTTCGCGCCGTACATCACGGTCAACGAGGCGTCCCTGGTCAAGATCGAGGACGACATCCCGCTCAAGGAGGCGGCGCTGCTCGGCTGTGGTGTGGCGACCGGCTGGGGTTCGGCGGTGGAGATCGGTGGGACGCACGCCGGCGACATCGTCGTCGTCGTCGGTGTGGGTGGCGTGGGCATCAACTCCGTTCAGGGTGCGGCCGCGGCCGGTGCGCGCATCGTCGCCGCCGTCGACCCGGTGCCGTTCAAACGGCAGATGGCCGAGAAACTGGGCGCGACACACACTTTCGAGTCGATGGAGGACGCGCTGCCGGTCCTCGGTGAGATCAGCTGGGGCAAGATGGCCAACACCACCATCCTCACCGTCGGTGAGATCGACGGCTCGATGATCGCTCCCGCCCTCGCCCTCACCGGTAAGGGTGGGCAGGTGATCGTCACCGGCATGGGCAACTTCGCGTCGATGGATGCGCAGATGAACCTCTTCGAGCTGACGCTGCTGCAGAAGCGGGTGCAGGGTGCCATCTTCGGTGGGGCCAGCCCGCGTACCCAGGTGCCCAATCTGCTCAACGAGTACCGTGCGGGCAAGCTCAACCTGGGCGACCTGGTCACCAACACCTACCGTCTCGACCAGATCAACGAGGCCTACGACGACATGCTGGCGGGCAACAACATTCGCGGCATGATCGTCTACGAGGACGGGGACTACTGA
- a CDS encoding dihydrolipoyl dehydrogenase family protein has translation MDTYDVVVIGGGPAGENAADYAIRGSSRTAVLVEHELLGGECSYWACMPSKALLGPGAALARASGLPGAAERLAGTAPDVRAVLGWRDEVTGGRDDAGQASWARSANIEVIRGGARIVGEREIEVCDRRLRARHAVVVATGSTASIPPVSGLAQARPWTSRDATNLTEVPGRILVLGGGVVGCEAATWLTDLGSAVTMAVRGSRLLPNAEPFVSEQIADGLTARGVDVRFGTQIVAVERPDAADTGYGRRHGGPARITLDGPDGTAEVTVDEILVAAGRRPATAGLGLATVGLEDGAAIAVDDHLTVPGTDWLYAVGDVNGRNALTHMGKYQARVAGEVIAARAEGRAITGDRYAASADHHAVPQVVFTRPELGSVGRTERQARADGIDVLIAETDIAVAGSYLLGPDYRGHAKLVVDRDRGVVVGASFLGASTGELVHAATIALVGEVPVDRLWHSVPSYPTVSEVWLRLLEQIHPKLV, from the coding sequence ATGGACACCTACGACGTGGTGGTCATCGGCGGTGGCCCTGCCGGTGAGAATGCCGCCGACTACGCCATCCGGGGCAGTTCGCGCACCGCGGTGCTCGTCGAACACGAGTTGCTGGGCGGTGAGTGCTCGTACTGGGCGTGTATGCCGAGCAAGGCGCTGCTGGGACCGGGCGCCGCGCTGGCGCGGGCGTCGGGGCTGCCCGGTGCTGCCGAACGTCTGGCCGGCACCGCGCCGGACGTACGCGCGGTCCTCGGGTGGCGTGACGAGGTGACCGGCGGTCGTGACGACGCCGGGCAGGCGTCGTGGGCGCGGTCGGCGAACATCGAGGTGATCCGCGGTGGAGCACGGATCGTGGGCGAGCGGGAGATCGAGGTGTGTGATCGACGCCTGCGGGCGCGTCACGCCGTCGTGGTGGCCACCGGCTCGACCGCGTCGATCCCGCCCGTCTCCGGCCTGGCGCAGGCGCGGCCATGGACCTCGCGCGACGCCACCAACCTCACCGAGGTGCCCGGCCGGATCCTGGTGCTCGGCGGTGGGGTGGTGGGCTGCGAGGCCGCCACCTGGCTGACCGATCTGGGGTCGGCGGTGACGATGGCCGTTCGGGGTTCCCGGTTGCTTCCCAACGCGGAACCCTTTGTCTCCGAACAGATTGCCGACGGCCTGACCGCCCGCGGTGTCGACGTGCGATTCGGTACCCAGATCGTCGCCGTGGAGCGGCCCGACGCCGCGGACACCGGATACGGACGACGCCACGGCGGCCCGGCGCGGATCACCCTGGACGGGCCCGACGGTACTGCCGAGGTGACCGTCGACGAGATCCTCGTCGCCGCCGGACGACGCCCCGCCACCGCGGGACTCGGGCTCGCGACGGTGGGCCTCGAGGACGGGGCGGCGATCGCGGTGGACGATCACCTGACGGTCCCGGGCACCGACTGGCTCTACGCCGTCGGAGATGTGAACGGGCGAAATGCGTTGACGCACATGGGTAAATATCAGGCGCGGGTGGCGGGTGAGGTGATCGCCGCCCGCGCCGAGGGGCGTGCGATCACCGGCGACCGATACGCCGCGTCGGCCGACCATCACGCGGTACCGCAGGTCGTGTTCACCCGGCCGGAGCTGGGGTCGGTCGGCCGCACCGAGCGGCAGGCACGCGCCGACGGCATCGACGTGCTGATCGCCGAGACCGACATCGCGGTGGCCGGGTCGTACCTGCTGGGACCGGACTATCGGGGCCACGCCAAGCTCGTCGTCGACCGTGATCGCGGGGTGGTGGTCGGGGCGAGTTTCCTCGGTGCCTCGACCGGTGAGCTGGTGCACGCGGCGACGATCGCGCTGGTCGGCGAGGTGCCGGTGGATCGGCTCTGGCATTCGGTGCCGTCGTATCCGACGGTCAGCGAGGTGTGGCTGCGGTTGCTCGAACAGATCCATCCGAAACTGGTCTGA